The following proteins are co-located in the Bacteroidota bacterium genome:
- a CDS encoding T9SS type A sorting domain-containing protein has protein sequence GCSTTVCHPVEIAPCCYQKSDFDVQQDISLTTQTWQQPPFNGYCNSCTTNTIRVEKTITVQANNTFTIKNASVQFGPLGKIIVEPGARLILDGCTLTVAPTTLVSDCFLWHGIEVWGDPSKTHSLSDQQYQGMVTFLNSPVIEKAHIGVLLGKTGCISSFTCGLCKGPYGLSASGGIINATNGTFNACAIGVAFAPFAPTNASIISGCNFIGGNVKLFDPGYITGNAYTYPNIHNPAYAFPNSTGRSPWGIYVWKSARNVTFGSATSGNTFDNMEEGIRAFDTRFNANLCSFNNHLYGINIQNTNPVLSNTHLFSSNTFIANLNTGILINNGYYDRMTANGFNKSNNPTPFITNGIFFQNARAFNVFDNNIFNKVTTAGVFCDNTGTYGGFIGTINNNQNQFIDCPTGIIVGLFKTSNNSALIIRCNSHSNAGTSFNPYCWSKSGILANQGSLPPSSAANPDQYPAGNDFVTPSEKAISSADAYFKYVHHVSPPSKIPDVPINTSINHFTPVNSTIAATGTSCDLTTVPCTCNPPCCRIIQINNLNSQIASLQQEYNSVLANLDHGQTSALLAAISSNTSSGNLKNLLVQDSPLSDEALLAFINKTGTPPGIFRDVLMPNMPVSDNVLTPLFAKASALPVGIANQIKSAQGSSAVRTLANISRDIANAQRDVQQNINEAVTYYLGNNSIDSASAFLETYSQTNETRQILFGQELSDGNLTSAEMRLNSFAPADNEEADWKTLMLLLLNMKAQGNTEYDLDNAQVMQIRGIAQSSVSSVARSNARAILMLLFNEQFPPDANTSRLMQTENEGEFAYKESISEVSLSEPQPNPSSDYTTFIYSLPEEIPYAILAVYDVNGKTLLKSYPVYASGSHILVNTGEMQNGVYLCKLEGEGFTPVIKKLVVIQK, from the coding sequence GGATGCTCTACAACTGTTTGCCATCCTGTAGAAATTGCTCCTTGCTGTTATCAGAAATCCGATTTTGATGTACAGCAGGATATTTCCCTAACTACACAAACATGGCAGCAACCTCCTTTTAATGGATATTGCAATTCATGCACTACTAATACAATAAGAGTTGAAAAAACTATCACTGTTCAGGCAAATAATACATTTACAATAAAAAATGCTTCTGTTCAATTTGGCCCATTAGGAAAAATAATTGTGGAGCCGGGCGCCCGCTTAATATTGGACGGATGCACGCTGACCGTGGCTCCTACTACACTTGTTTCGGATTGTTTTTTATGGCACGGCATTGAAGTATGGGGAGACCCAAGCAAAACTCATTCTCTTTCCGACCAGCAATATCAGGGCATGGTTACATTTTTAAACAGCCCGGTAATTGAAAAAGCGCATATCGGTGTTTTACTTGGGAAGACAGGATGTATTTCTTCTTTTACATGCGGACTTTGCAAAGGTCCCTACGGTTTATCTGCCAGCGGGGGAATCATCAATGCAACAAATGGCACTTTTAATGCATGTGCAATCGGGGTGGCGTTTGCGCCATTTGCACCAACAAATGCGAGTATAATTTCAGGCTGTAATTTTATCGGTGGAAATGTTAAATTGTTTGACCCAGGATATATAACCGGCAATGCATATACTTATCCGAATATACATAATCCCGCCTATGCATTTCCCAACTCAACCGGCAGAAGCCCCTGGGGAATTTATGTTTGGAAAAGCGCGCGCAACGTAACGTTTGGCTCTGCAACTTCGGGTAATACTTTTGATAACATGGAAGAAGGCATCCGCGCCTTTGATACGCGATTCAATGCGAACCTATGCAGTTTCAACAATCATTTATATGGAATAAATATTCAGAACACAAATCCCGTTTTAAGCAATACGCATTTATTTTCTTCTAATACCTTTATCGCGAATTTAAATACAGGCATTCTTATAAACAACGGCTATTACGACCGGATGACAGCAAATGGTTTCAACAAATCCAATAATCCTACTCCTTTTATAACCAATGGGATTTTTTTTCAAAATGCCCGCGCATTTAATGTATTTGATAATAATATTTTTAATAAAGTCACTACTGCGGGGGTTTTCTGCGATAACACGGGCACCTATGGTGGATTTATTGGTACAATTAATAATAATCAAAATCAATTTATCGATTGCCCTACGGGAATTATTGTTGGGTTGTTCAAAACAAGTAACAACAGCGCATTAATTATCAGGTGTAATTCTCATAGCAATGCCGGAACCAGTTTTAATCCTTATTGCTGGAGTAAATCCGGCATATTGGCAAACCAGGGAAGTTTGCCTCCTTCTTCCGCTGCCAATCCCGACCAATATCCGGCAGGAAATGATTTTGTTACTCCAAGTGAAAAAGCGATTTCTTCGGCTGATGCGTATTTTAAGTATGTGCATCATGTTTCGCCCCCTTCCAAAATTCCTGATGTTCCCATCAATACGAGCATTAATCATTTTACTCCTGTTAATTCTACTATTGCCGCTACCGGAACATCGTGCGATCTAACTACAGTACCCTGCACTTGCAATCCTCCCTGCTGCCGCATTATTCAAATAAATAATCTCAACAGCCAGATTGCTTCGCTTCAGCAGGAATATAATTCGGTGCTCGCAAATTTAGACCATGGTCAGACAAGCGCGCTGCTTGCCGCAATCAGCAGCAATACTTCAAGCGGCAACCTGAAAAATTTATTAGTGCAGGATTCTCCTCTGTCAGATGAAGCGCTTCTCGCATTTATCAATAAAACCGGAACTCCTCCCGGAATTTTTAGGGATGTGCTGATGCCTAACATGCCTGTTTCCGATAATGTATTAACTCCTTTATTCGCCAAAGCATCAGCGTTGCCTGTCGGCATTGCAAACCAAATCAAGTCAGCGCAGGGAAGTTCTGCCGTGCGCACGCTTGCGAACATTTCAAGAGATATTGCCAATGCCCAAAGAGATGTTCAGCAAAATATAAATGAGGCAGTAACCTATTATCTCGGCAATAATTCTATTGACTCCGCCTCTGCATTTTTAGAAACTTACAGCCAAACGAATGAAACGCGGCAAATTCTTTTCGGGCAGGAATTGTCGGACGGCAATCTAACATCCGCGGAAATGCGGCTGAATTCTTTTGCTCCTGCTGATAACGAGGAAGCCGACTGGAAAACCCTGATGCTATTATTGCTCAACATGAAAGCGCAGGGCAATACCGAATATGATTTAGACAACGCGCAGGTAATGCAGATACGCGGCATTGCGCAAAGTTCCGTCAGCAGCGTTGCGCGTTCGAATGCGCGCGCAATTCTCATGCTGTTGTTTAACGAGCAGTTTCCTCCCGATGCAAATACCTCGCGGCTTATGCAAACGGAAAACGAAGGAGAGTTTGCATACAAAGAATCCATCAGCGAAGTTTCGCTGAGCGAGCCGCAGCCAAATCCAAGCAGCGATTACACAACTTTTATTTATTCGCTGCCTGAAGAAATTCCTTACGCCATCCTCGCTGTTTATGATGTTAACGGGAAAACATTACTGAAAAGTTATCCCGTATATGCGTCTGGCAGCCACATTCTGGTAAACACGGGTGAAATGCAGAACGGAGTTTACCTCTGCAAACTCGAAGGCGAAGGATTTACTCCAGTAATTAAAAAATTAGTGGTTATTCAAAAGTAG
- a CDS encoding PKD domain-containing protein, with translation MKRSFVFLFLIYCCLNARAQVVWDSLAGGLPIASTAPPYNDIGGEITSICIYNGKLYVSGHFGKGSGKPMDGVAEWDGKNWNSTKIDSLYVVYPPSALAVYNNELWVAADIKKNLSSKQYILKWNGTNWTKGFKDTVSGWIIKDITYNNELYAGGWWEFIDSTNKNTIERWNGTKWINAGGSVTGGSSAIFTMEIFNGELYVGGIFYSAGGIPASCIAKWNGTAWDSVGSNGADYVVQSMAADTINNFLYVGGGFLSVGNGIPAYLIARWDGYMWSALKNTLPNTNADFMKMYHGKLYIKADSINGISYQSIAKWDGIKWDSLPGGIRFFEYGPTDPANKGDIEAFLEWKDTLYIGGRFDQAGTIQKANSIVKYYEPWENNCNYLQPIIHALTPTQLPADTFYYTDSVAVNFYNNVKSASNWQWDFGDSKSGNGQMPVHYYKTAGTYTVSVIVSYNGPTGTCIDTAYKTITIIYGTAAVNNIQSQSLKFKIYPNPAKNNITVEVEEWKGGGMEEEYTVRITSPLGQKVAEKKFTKRTEVEVSGFGKGLFLVEVCETPDIPLIPPSKRGTEVRCHTEKVVIE, from the coding sequence ATGAAACGAAGTTTTGTTTTTTTATTCCTGATTTATTGCTGCTTGAATGCACGCGCACAGGTAGTATGGGATTCGCTGGCAGGAGGACTTCCAATAGCCAGTACCGCTCCTCCTTACAATGATATTGGAGGTGAAATTACTTCTATATGTATTTACAATGGCAAATTATATGTATCCGGTCATTTTGGCAAAGGAAGCGGAAAGCCAATGGACGGAGTAGCAGAATGGGACGGGAAAAACTGGAACTCAACAAAAATTGATTCACTGTATGTCGTATATCCTCCTTCTGCTTTGGCTGTTTACAACAATGAATTATGGGTTGCGGCAGATATTAAGAAAAATCTTTCATCTAAACAGTATATTTTAAAATGGAACGGAACAAACTGGACAAAAGGATTTAAAGATACTGTATCTGGTTGGATAATTAAAGATATAACATATAATAATGAATTATATGCGGGGGGATGGTGGGAATTTATTGACAGCACAAACAAAAATACCATCGAAAGATGGAACGGAACAAAATGGATCAATGCAGGTGGAAGTGTAACCGGGGGCAGTTCTGCAATATTTACAATGGAAATATTCAACGGGGAATTATATGTTGGCGGAATTTTTTATTCGGCAGGAGGCATTCCCGCTTCTTGTATTGCAAAATGGAACGGTACTGCCTGGGACAGCGTGGGCAGCAACGGGGCCGATTACGTAGTGCAATCAATGGCGGCTGATACTATAAATAATTTTCTTTATGTGGGAGGTGGTTTTTTAAGCGTTGGAAATGGGATTCCTGCCTATTTAATTGCGAGATGGGATGGGTATATGTGGAGCGCATTAAAAAATACGCTGCCGAATACCAATGCTGATTTCATGAAAATGTATCACGGTAAATTATACATCAAGGCAGACAGCATTAATGGAATATCCTATCAAAGCATCGCCAAATGGGATGGCATAAAATGGGATTCCCTGCCGGGGGGAATCAGATTTTTTGAATATGGTCCGACCGATCCCGCAAACAAAGGAGATATTGAAGCATTCCTTGAATGGAAGGATACTTTATACATTGGCGGTCGGTTTGACCAGGCGGGTACCATTCAAAAAGCAAACAGCATTGTAAAATATTATGAGCCGTGGGAAAACAACTGCAATTATCTGCAGCCCATTATTCATGCCCTCACCCCTACGCAACTGCCTGCCGATACTTTTTATTATACTGATTCTGTTGCAGTAAATTTTTACAACAACGTAAAAAGCGCAAGCAACTGGCAGTGGGATTTTGGCGACAGCAAAAGCGGAAACGGACAAATGCCAGTGCATTATTACAAAACAGCGGGAACTTATACGGTTTCTGTAATTGTTTCCTATAACGGTCCTACCGGTACTTGCATTGATACTGCCTATAAAACCATTACTATTATTTACGGAACAGCGGCAGTCAACAACATTCAGTCGCAAAGTTTGAAGTTCAAAATATATCCCAACCCCGCAAAAAACAATATTACAGTTGAAGTGGAAGAATGGAAGGGTGGAGGGATGGAAGAAGAATACACAGTTCGCATCACCAGCCCGCTCGGTCAGAAAGTGGCGGAGAAAAAGTTTACAAAGAGAACAGAGGTGGAAGTTTCGGGTTTCGGCAAGGGATTGTTTCTTGTGGAGGTGTGTGAAACACCGGACATCCCCCTTATTCCCCCTTCAAAAAGGGGGACAGAAGTTCGCTGCCACACGGAGAAAGTGGTGATTGAGTAA
- a CDS encoding caspase family protein, translating into MKKLSALSALLFFSFFVLAQKSNYVFFTEAGEPFTLMLNGVSYNAAPQSNVKAEGLNEGTYAVRITFADASLKPVLEELVLNEGVEVTFVIKKEKTGSIETGVKKFSKGFLSTKSDSEIAKEKQQVDAEAAKGKYTLEFLSRVKISEASSNTANNPPAPPPSTNLPEAGTYRGSGDPMKGLNVDKPKNMLVGNYYALIIGVDNYKGKWPPLKNAVSDAKAIEALLKSKYKFNTFHTLYNEQASRKAIISELEWLSKNAEEEDNVFIYYSGHGEFKKELNKGFWVPADALSNSTADYISNNDLQTYLVGIKSKHTLLVSDACFSGDILRGNTISVPFEDTEKYYRDVHGLISRQAMTSGGIEPVLDGGKNGHSVFAYYFLKTLNENDNKYFDAGQLYEKIKIPVVNNSEQTPKLSPVKDTGDEGGQFIFIKK; encoded by the coding sequence ATGAAAAAATTATCAGCGCTTTCCGCCTTATTGTTTTTTTCCTTCTTCGTCCTTGCGCAAAAATCAAATTATGTTTTCTTCACCGAAGCAGGCGAGCCCTTCACGCTGATGCTGAACGGGGTTTCGTACAATGCCGCACCGCAATCAAACGTAAAAGCCGAAGGGCTGAACGAAGGCACCTATGCCGTGCGCATCACGTTTGCCGATGCTTCGCTCAAACCCGTTTTGGAAGAATTAGTGCTCAACGAAGGAGTGGAAGTTACCTTTGTCATCAAAAAAGAAAAAACCGGCAGCATTGAAACCGGTGTGAAAAAATTCAGCAAGGGATTTCTCTCCACCAAATCCGATTCGGAAATTGCGAAAGAAAAACAACAGGTGGATGCCGAAGCCGCCAAAGGAAAATACACGCTCGAGTTTCTTTCGCGGGTAAAAATTTCGGAAGCATCTTCCAACACGGCAAACAATCCTCCCGCTCCTCCTCCTTCCACTAATCTGCCCGAAGCCGGCACCTACCGCGGAAGCGGTGACCCCATGAAAGGGCTCAACGTGGACAAACCAAAGAACATGCTCGTGGGAAATTATTACGCGCTCATCATTGGCGTGGATAATTACAAAGGTAAATGGCCCCCGCTGAAAAATGCGGTGAGCGATGCAAAGGCGATTGAGGCGCTGCTGAAATCAAAATACAAGTTCAACACGTTTCACACGTTGTATAACGAGCAGGCGAGCCGCAAAGCAATTATTTCCGAACTCGAATGGCTTTCGAAGAATGCAGAAGAAGAAGACAACGTGTTCATTTATTATTCCGGTCACGGAGAATTCAAGAAAGAACTGAACAAGGGCTTCTGGGTTCCTGCCGATGCGCTTTCGAACAGCACTGCCGATTATATTTCCAACAATGATTTGCAAACCTATCTCGTGGGAATAAAATCGAAACACACGCTGCTGGTTTCCGATGCCTGCTTCAGCGGAGATATTCTCAGGGGAAATACCATTTCTGTTCCATTTGAAGACACAGAAAAATATTACCGCGATGTGCACGGGCTGATTTCGCGGCAGGCAATGACTTCGGGCGGAATTGAGCCGGTGCTTGATGGAGGAAAAAACGGGCATTCGGTCTTCGCTTACTATTTTCTGAAAACGCTGAACGAAAACGACAATAAATATTTTGATGCCGGGCAACTCTACGAGAAAATAAAAATTCCGGTGGTGAACAATTCCGAACAAACTCCCAAACTTTCTCCCGTAAAAGACACAGGCGATGAAGGCGGGCAGTTTATCTTTATTAAGAAGTGA
- the fabD gene encoding ACP S-malonyltransferase → MRAYIFPGQGSQFSGMGKELYENSPAAKELFEKANLILGFRITDTLFAGTDEELKQTKITQPAIFLHSVVLAKTLGESFKPDAVAGHSLGEFSALVANQTLTFEDGLKLVSKRALAMQKACEANPSTMAAILNLDDKVVETICAEISSSGEVVVAANYNCPGQLVISGSINGVTIACEKLKAAGAKRALVLPVGGAFHSPLMEPAKKELEEAINATAFSKPICPVYQNVNASPVTNADEIKNNLIAQLTAPVRWTQTIQRMTADGINSYVEVGPGKVLQGLVKKINKDADAQSA, encoded by the coding sequence ATGAGAGCATACATTTTTCCCGGACAGGGCTCGCAGTTTTCTGGCATGGGAAAAGAACTTTATGAAAATTCTCCGGCAGCAAAAGAATTGTTTGAGAAAGCAAATCTCATTCTCGGCTTCCGCATTACAGACACTCTATTTGCAGGAACCGATGAAGAACTGAAGCAGACAAAAATTACTCAGCCCGCCATTTTTCTTCACTCGGTGGTTCTCGCAAAAACGTTGGGAGAATCTTTCAAGCCCGATGCAGTGGCAGGCCATTCGCTCGGAGAATTTTCTGCGCTGGTTGCCAACCAGACATTAACTTTTGAAGACGGATTGAAATTAGTTTCCAAGCGCGCGCTGGCAATGCAGAAAGCATGCGAAGCAAACCCATCCACCATGGCGGCAATTCTGAATCTCGATGATAAAGTGGTGGAGACCATTTGCGCGGAAATTTCTTCTTCGGGAGAAGTGGTGGTGGCGGCAAATTATAATTGCCCGGGACAATTGGTGATTTCAGGTTCAATCAATGGAGTGACTATTGCCTGCGAAAAATTAAAAGCCGCAGGAGCAAAACGCGCGCTGGTGCTTCCTGTTGGCGGTGCGTTTCATTCTCCGCTTATGGAGCCGGCAAAAAAAGAACTGGAAGAAGCAATAAACGCTACTGCTTTTTCAAAACCAATTTGCCCGGTTTATCAGAATGTAAATGCAAGTCCTGTAACAAATGCGGACGAAATAAAAAATAATCTCATTGCGCAACTCACCGCTCCTGTGCGATGGACGCAAACCATTCAGCGCATGACAGCCGATGGAATAAATTCGTATGTGGAAGTGGGACCGGGAAAGGTTTTGCAGGGATTGGTAAAGAAAATAAATAAAGACGCTGACGCACAGAGTGCGTAA
- the dnaB gene encoding replicative DNA helicase, with amino-acid sequence MERKDTRDTRKRTKTAITPAQLLELGKLPPQAVDLEEAVLGALMLDKDALSNVIDILKPEAFYKEAHQHIFSAIVNLFSKSEPVDILTVTQELKKTGELEIAGGAFYVTQLTNRVASAANVEMHARIVLEKFLQRELIRISTDTLQHAYEDSSDVFELLNKAEQNLFSISQTNIRRDFEEIRPLLLKTIQQIEGAKDQKLSGVQSGFTRIDAITGGWQKSDLIILAARPGTGKSAFIGTIARNAAVDFQKPAAIFSLEMTSIQLVSRLIAAETELPADKLRKGELRDDEFHQLNAKIGKLTTAPIYIDDTPALSIFEFRAKARRLKAQHDVALIIVDYLQLMVSGQEGKFSREQEVSNISRSLKAIAKELNIPIIALSQMSRAVEQRGGTKRPQLSDLRESGAIEQDADLVMFIYRPDMVGITVDENGNSTEGMAEIIIAKHRNGRVGSENLLFISQFAKFIEPTSSMDLSDSGEDNSIIRGSKMNDIEEELE; translated from the coding sequence ATGGAACGAAAAGATACCCGCGACACGCGCAAACGAACTAAAACTGCCATCACTCCTGCACAACTGCTCGAACTTGGAAAACTTCCTCCGCAGGCGGTAGATTTGGAAGAAGCCGTGCTGGGTGCTCTCATGCTCGACAAAGACGCGCTCTCCAATGTGATTGACATTCTGAAGCCCGAAGCATTTTACAAAGAAGCGCACCAGCATATTTTTTCGGCTATTGTAAATTTATTTTCCAAGTCGGAACCGGTGGATATTCTTACGGTTACGCAGGAATTAAAAAAGACAGGTGAACTGGAAATTGCAGGCGGAGCATTTTATGTTACGCAGTTAACCAACCGTGTTGCCTCTGCTGCCAATGTGGAAATGCACGCGCGCATTGTGCTTGAAAAATTTTTGCAGCGCGAACTCATCCGCATTTCCACCGACACGCTGCAACATGCGTATGAAGATTCATCGGATGTTTTTGAATTGCTCAACAAAGCCGAGCAGAATTTATTTTCCATTTCTCAAACCAACATCCGCAGGGACTTCGAAGAAATCCGCCCGCTGCTGCTGAAAACAATCCAGCAAATTGAAGGTGCGAAAGACCAAAAATTAAGCGGAGTGCAAAGCGGCTTCACGCGCATTGACGCCATCACGGGCGGCTGGCAAAAATCCGATTTGATTATTCTTGCAGCGCGTCCCGGAACCGGAAAAAGCGCTTTCATAGGGACCATTGCGCGAAATGCCGCAGTGGATTTTCAAAAACCGGCTGCCATCTTTTCGCTCGAGATGACTTCCATTCAGTTAGTGAGCCGCCTCATTGCTGCCGAAACCGAATTGCCTGCCGATAAATTGCGCAAAGGCGAATTGCGCGATGATGAGTTTCACCAGTTGAACGCCAAGATTGGAAAACTCACCACCGCTCCCATTTATATTGACGACACTCCCGCTCTTTCCATTTTTGAATTCCGCGCCAAGGCAAGGCGGCTCAAAGCGCAGCACGATGTGGCGCTGATTATTGTGGACTATCTTCAACTGATGGTGTCGGGGCAGGAAGGAAAATTTTCGCGCGAGCAGGAGGTGAGCAATATTTCGCGCTCGCTCAAGGCAATTGCAAAAGAACTGAACATTCCCATTATTGCGCTTTCGCAAATGAGCCGCGCGGTGGAACAGCGCGGAGGAACCAAACGCCCGCAACTTTCAGACCTGCGCGAATCGGGAGCCATTGAGCAGGATGCCGACCTTGTGATGTTTATTTACCGACCGGATATGGTGGGCATTACCGTGGATGAAAACGGAAATTCCACCGAAGGCATGGCGGAAATAATTATTGCCAAGCACCGCAACGGAAGAGTGGGCTCTGAAAATCTTTTATTCATTTCGCAGTTTGCAAAATTCATTGAGCCGACTTCTTCTATGGACTTGTCTGATTCAGGAGAAGACAATTCCATCATACGCGGCTCAAAGATGAATGATATTGAGGAGGAGTTGGAGTAA
- a CDS encoding carboxypeptidase regulatory-like domain-containing protein gives MLKTLSTIVLFICACTELFSQNKTILQGTVKQSDGNPLRNSAVMLIQYNPATKLFSAVDSSYTDANGKYKFDGSMQYFILAKPDVTVNDFPTYYGNSLFSQKATPVSMNYGEAVTADFSTVKKAFSNSGVASLGGTISLGKNLGPVSKATVFLADKDKNPIAVASTNAQGKFEFKNLAMGNYSVWVDMAGVDNLNADVINLNVLNPVKNNFHFQIDDGVLTYAENNYASIKEALANKENVFALNLNSLQHDVEEKSFVIAPDGSKTLLPQAGEFSNLESLSLDINMLNSLPAETGKLGKLTSLSLSLNKLSSLPPEMANLQHLKTLNLGKNNFSKFPDAVTSLSSLEELNLENNSFASLPTSINALKNLKTLNLSGCAELLALPPQIGELANLEVLELSNCAKLKSLPKELNNLKNLKVLDIQGTKLNANSFKKAVPNCEVRVTKK, from the coding sequence ATGCTGAAAACCTTATCAACAATCGTTTTGTTTATTTGCGCCTGCACAGAACTTTTTTCTCAGAACAAAACTATTCTGCAGGGAACGGTGAAGCAGAGCGATGGAAACCCGCTGCGCAATTCTGCAGTGATGCTCATTCAATATAATCCCGCCACAAAATTATTTTCAGCAGTGGATTCTTCCTATACAGATGCGAATGGAAAATATAAATTCGATGGTTCCATGCAGTATTTCATTCTTGCCAAACCCGATGTTACCGTGAATGATTTTCCCACGTACTATGGCAATTCGCTGTTCTCTCAGAAAGCCACTCCTGTTTCGATGAATTACGGAGAAGCGGTGACGGCAGATTTTTCCACTGTTAAAAAAGCGTTCAGCAATTCAGGCGTTGCCTCTTTAGGCGGAACCATTTCTCTCGGAAAAAATCTCGGTCCGGTTTCAAAAGCCACCGTGTTTCTTGCCGACAAAGACAAAAATCCCATCGCGGTTGCTTCCACCAACGCGCAGGGAAAATTTGAATTTAAAAACCTGGCAATGGGAAATTATTCCGTGTGGGTGGATATGGCGGGAGTGGATAACCTGAATGCCGATGTAATTAATCTGAATGTTCTGAACCCGGTAAAAAATAATTTTCATTTTCAGATTGATGACGGAGTGTTAACGTATGCCGAGAATAATTATGCAAGCATTAAAGAGGCGCTGGCGAACAAAGAAAATGTTTTTGCACTCAACCTGAATTCGCTTCAGCACGATGTGGAAGAAAAAAGTTTTGTCATTGCGCCTGACGGAAGCAAAACGCTCCTGCCGCAGGCGGGAGAGTTTTCAAATCTCGAATCGCTTTCACTTGATATTAATATGCTGAATTCGCTTCCTGCCGAAACAGGAAAACTTGGCAAACTCACTTCACTCAGTTTGAGTTTGAATAAACTTTCTTCTCTTCCTCCTGAAATGGCGAACCTTCAACATCTGAAAACATTGAATCTCGGAAAAAATAATTTCAGTAAGTTTCCCGATGCAGTCACTTCTCTTTCTTCGCTTGAAGAACTGAATCTTGAAAATAATTCTTTTGCTTCGCTTCCAACTTCCATTAACGCGCTGAAAAACCTGAAGACATTAAATCTTTCCGGCTGCGCAGAATTGCTTGCGCTTCCTCCGCAAATCGGGGAACTTGCAAACCTTGAAGTGCTGGAACTTTCCAACTGCGCAAAATTAAAATCGCTTCCGAAAGAATTGAACAACCTGAAAAATCTGAAAGTGCTCGACATTCAGGGAACAAAACTCAACGCGAATTCATTTAAGAAAGCCGTGCCGAATTGTGAAGTGAGGGTTACGAAGAAGTAA